The following are encoded in a window of Lacinutrix sp. WUR7 genomic DNA:
- a CDS encoding DNA-3-methyladenine glycosylase I has protein sequence MTKHRCGWCVGDDLYEAYHDQEWGSPVHDDATLFEFLVLETFQAGLSWITILRKRNHFFDAFDQFDYKKIANYKEDKVQELLENAGIIRNKLKVRSTITNAKLFMDIQEEFGSFSNYIWAFVDGKPIKNKHKNYKDAPANTAISDAVSKDLKKRGFKFVGSTVMYAFMQATGMINDHEVDCFRYEEV, from the coding sequence ATGACAAAACATAGATGTGGTTGGTGTGTTGGAGATGATTTATACGAAGCATATCACGATCAAGAATGGGGAAGCCCTGTGCATGATGATGCAACACTTTTTGAATTTTTAGTTTTAGAAACTTTTCAAGCGGGCTTAAGTTGGATTACTATTTTACGTAAACGGAATCACTTTTTTGATGCTTTTGATCAATTTGACTACAAAAAAATAGCGAATTACAAAGAAGACAAAGTACAGGAACTACTTGAAAATGCTGGAATAATTAGAAATAAATTAAAAGTAAGAAGCACAATAACAAATGCAAAATTGTTTATGGACATCCAGGAAGAATTCGGAAGCTTTTCTAACTATATTTGGGCTTTTGTAGACGGTAAACCAATAAAAAACAAACACAAAAACTACAAAGACGCTCCTGCAAATACCGCAATTAGCGATGCTGTAAGTAAAGATTTAAAAAAGCGAGGTTTTAAGTTTGTGGGTTCTACCGTTATGTATGCTTTTATGCAAGCAACTGGAATGATAAACGACCATGAGGTTGATTGTTTTAGATACGAAGAAGTATAG
- the aat gene encoding leucyl/phenylalanyl-tRNA--protein transferase — protein MYVLDQNIIFPDVQEADDEGLLAIGGDLSVERLLLAYKTGIFPWFNEGDPVLWWSPDPRFVLFPEKLKVSKSMKQVLKKSDFTVTVNQDFMGVIKACSLAKREGQSGTWITDAMVQAYIKLHELGYAKSVEVWQEEELVAGLYGLDLNNGVFCGESMFTNVSNASKVAFITFIQNTNYKLIDCQVYTSHLESLGAEDISRDDFLSFLK, from the coding sequence ATGTACGTATTAGATCAAAATATTATATTTCCAGATGTGCAAGAAGCAGATGATGAAGGCTTGCTTGCTATTGGTGGTGATTTAAGTGTAGAACGACTTTTATTAGCGTATAAAACTGGTATATTTCCTTGGTTTAATGAAGGTGATCCAGTTTTATGGTGGTCTCCAGATCCTAGATTTGTGTTGTTTCCAGAAAAATTGAAAGTTTCTAAAAGCATGAAACAAGTGCTTAAAAAATCAGATTTTACGGTTACCGTAAATCAGGATTTTATGGGTGTTATTAAAGCTTGTTCTCTTGCAAAACGCGAAGGGCAATCGGGAACATGGATAACAGATGCTATGGTGCAAGCCTATATTAAACTACACGAATTAGGTTATGCAAAATCTGTTGAGGTTTGGCAAGAAGAAGAACTCGTTGCCGGATTGTATGGTTTAGATTTAAACAATGGTGTTTTTTGCGGAGAAAGCATGTTTACCAATGTTAGTAATGCAAGTAAAGTGGCTTTTATAACCTTTATTCAAAACACCAATTATAAATTGATAGATTGCCAAGTATATACCAGTCACCTAGAAAGTCTTGGTGCAGAAGATATTTCTAGAGACGATTTCTTGTCGTTCTTAAAATGA
- a CDS encoding flavin reductase family protein has protein sequence MLSFKPKELTTGKLHGYLLSAVAPRPIAFASTIDAAGNPNLSPFSFFNVFSANPPILIFSPARRVRDNTTKHTLENVEATKEVVINVVNYDLVQQMSLSSTEYPKGVNEFEKAGLTMLASDLVKPFRVAESPIQLECKVNEIVKLGTEGGAGNLVICEVVKLHISEAVLNEDQSINQELLDLVARAGGNYYSRAKTGFFEIPKPLSTLGIGVDNLPDAIKNSTILTGNDLGMLGNVENLPEEKSIQAFKSEHNLSSLSTEIKHQKAKDFLSFNDVESAFKMLLS, from the coding sequence ATGTTATCATTTAAACCAAAAGAGCTTACAACAGGAAAACTGCATGGGTATTTATTAAGTGCCGTTGCACCAAGACCTATTGCTTTTGCTAGCACTATAGATGCAGCTGGTAATCCTAATTTATCGCCTTTTAGTTTTTTTAATGTGTTTAGTGCCAATCCGCCAATATTAATATTTTCACCTGCACGAAGAGTGCGAGATAATACTACCAAACATACACTTGAAAATGTAGAAGCGACTAAAGAAGTAGTCATTAATGTGGTGAATTATGATTTGGTACAACAAATGTCTTTAAGTAGTACGGAATATCCTAAAGGAGTAAACGAGTTTGAAAAGGCTGGATTAACCATGTTGGCATCAGACTTAGTAAAACCTTTTCGAGTTGCAGAATCTCCAATACAATTGGAATGTAAAGTAAATGAAATTGTAAAATTAGGAACCGAAGGAGGAGCAGGAAACTTAGTGATTTGCGAAGTAGTAAAACTACATATCTCTGAAGCTGTTTTAAACGAAGACCAATCTATTAATCAAGAACTTTTAGATTTGGTAGCAAGAGCAGGAGGAAACTATTATAGTCGTGCAAAAACTGGTTTCTTCGAAATCCCTAAGCCGCTTTCAACCTTAGGAATAGGTGTAGATAATTTACCGGATGCAATTAAAAATAGTACCATATTAACAGGGAATGATTTAGGGATGTTAGGGAATGTTGAAAACTTACCGGAAGAAAAAAGCATTCAGGCTTTTAAAAGCGAACATAATTTAAGTTCTTTATCCACGGAAATAAAACACCAAAAAGCAAAAGATTTTTTAAGTTTTAATGATGTGGAAAGCGCTTTTAAAATGTTATTATCGTAA
- the ppk2 gene encoding polyphosphate kinase 2 — protein MTKISEKSLKGLNTKKGLKYFLLEENMTAIKAVRLLNYESRLKKLQVELRKLQEWVENSGEKVVVIFEGRDAAGKGGAIRRITEHLNPREFKVVALPKPTEEEQGEWYFQRYINKLPRKGKMVFFDRSWYNRAVVEPVNGFCTEKEYDIFMNQVNDFERMLIESGTRVIKFYFSISKSEQAKRFADIKSSPIKKWKFSKVDQKALELWDSYTDYKNIMFEKTNTEISPWIIIKANRKSQARIEAMQKVLELIPYKAKQKA, from the coding sequence ATGACAAAAATATCAGAGAAAAGCTTAAAAGGATTAAATACCAAAAAAGGCTTAAAGTATTTTTTATTAGAGGAGAATATGACAGCTATAAAAGCAGTTAGATTATTGAACTATGAAAGTAGGCTTAAAAAGTTACAAGTAGAGCTCAGAAAACTTCAAGAATGGGTTGAAAATAGCGGGGAAAAAGTAGTTGTTATTTTTGAGGGACGAGATGCAGCAGGAAAAGGTGGAGCAATAAGACGTATTACAGAACATCTAAATCCTCGTGAATTTAAAGTGGTTGCATTGCCAAAACCAACGGAAGAAGAACAAGGAGAATGGTATTTTCAACGGTATATAAACAAGCTTCCTAGAAAAGGAAAAATGGTATTTTTTGATAGAAGTTGGTATAATCGTGCTGTTGTAGAACCGGTAAATGGCTTTTGTACTGAAAAAGAATATGATATTTTTATGAACCAGGTTAATGATTTTGAGCGTATGCTGATTGAGTCGGGAACTAGAGTTATAAAATTTTATTTTTCCATTTCAAAAAGTGAACAAGCAAAGCGTTTTGCAGATATAAAATCTAGTCCAATAAAAAAATGGAAATTTAGTAAGGTAGATCAAAAGGCATTAGAGCTTTGGGATTCTTATACAGATTATAAAAACATCATGTTTGAAAAAACAAATACAGAAATCTCACCTTGGATTATTATAAAAGCGAATAGAAAAAGTCAGGCTAGAATTGAAGCGATGCAGAAAGTATTAGAATTAATTCCATACAAGGCTAAACAAAAAGCATAA
- a CDS encoding DUF3127 domain-containing protein — MEVQGKVKMIGETQTFGSNGFRKRELVITTDEQYPQHILVEFVQDKTDLLNNYQAGQAVKVNINLRGREWVNPQGETKYFNSIQGWRIEAVQPGSASGEMPPVPPADAFEPATNVKEEDHDDLPF, encoded by the coding sequence ATGGAAGTACAAGGAAAAGTAAAAATGATTGGAGAAACTCAAACTTTTGGAAGTAATGGGTTTAGAAAAAGAGAATTAGTAATAACAACAGACGAGCAATATCCACAACATATTTTAGTAGAGTTTGTGCAAGATAAAACAGATCTTTTAAACAACTACCAAGCAGGACAAGCTGTAAAAGTGAATATCAATTTAAGAGGTAGAGAATGGGTTAATCCACAAGGAGAAACTAAATATTTCAACTCTATTCAAGGTTGGAGAATTGAAGCTGTACAACCAGGAAGTGCATCTGGCGAAATGCCTCCAGTACCACCTGCAGATGCTTTTGAGCCTGCAACTAATGTAAAAGAAGAAGATCACGACGATTTACCTTTTTAA
- the ppk2 gene encoding polyphosphate kinase 2: protein MITQEDFQKSNNKEEFKALLRNKLSDEAYKSLMDSVAYENQLLQLQAELVDLQQWVAKYNKRVCIIFEGRDAAGKGGTIRRFTEHLNPRSMRVVALAKPTDVERGQWYFRRYIKELPNPGELVFFDRSWYNRAVVEPVMGFCSEEEYNKFMVQVTEFEHMLYEDGVVVIKFWFSLSKDEQERRFESRLKNPLKQWKFSEVDKEGQKLWNKYTHYKEQMFGKTHTSFSPWIILKTNNKKEARLESIRYVLSRFDYDGKGNSGTTTLPDPNIVQRYHRMIKQID, encoded by the coding sequence ATGATAACACAAGAAGATTTTCAAAAAAGTAATAATAAAGAAGAATTTAAGGCATTGCTTCGTAATAAATTATCTGACGAAGCATATAAAAGTTTAATGGATTCTGTTGCTTACGAAAATCAATTACTTCAACTACAAGCTGAGTTGGTGGATTTACAGCAATGGGTGGCAAAATATAACAAACGTGTTTGTATTATTTTTGAAGGTAGAGATGCCGCAGGAAAAGGTGGTACAATACGAAGGTTTACAGAACATCTAAATCCGCGTTCTATGCGCGTTGTAGCACTGGCTAAACCAACAGATGTAGAACGTGGTCAATGGTATTTTAGAAGGTATATTAAAGAGTTGCCTAATCCTGGTGAACTGGTTTTCTTTGATAGAAGTTGGTATAATCGTGCTGTTGTAGAACCCGTAATGGGATTTTGTTCTGAAGAAGAATACAACAAGTTTATGGTGCAAGTCACAGAGTTTGAACATATGCTTTATGAAGACGGAGTTGTGGTTATAAAATTTTGGTTTTCTCTCTCTAAAGATGAGCAAGAAAGAAGATTTGAATCTAGGTTGAAAAATCCTTTAAAACAATGGAAGTTTAGTGAAGTGGATAAAGAAGGACAAAAGCTTTGGAATAAATATACGCACTACAAAGAGCAAATGTTTGGTAAAACACATACTTCCTTTAGTCCTTGGATAATATTAAAAACAAATAATAAAAAGGAAGCTCGATTAGAGAGTATTCGTTACGTGTTATCCAGATTTGATTATGATGGAAAAGGTAATTCTGGAACCACCACACTACCAGACCCAAACATTGTACAACGCTATCATAGAATGATTAAACAAATTGACTAA